The Canis lupus familiaris isolate Mischka breed German Shepherd chromosome 7, alternate assembly UU_Cfam_GSD_1.0, whole genome shotgun sequence nucleotide sequence AAAGTGGCATCTTGGCATACTTTGAGATCAGACGTTTTCTGCatttcatggggggggggggggagcagcatACCAGTGTAGTGAAATCTGGAAACAACAGCATATATACAGACacaaaaaaaagtttgcataTTGCACAGAGCGCTTGAAGATCATAAATCTATGCATGAGAAAGATGTAGTGGAAATTTTGGGGGGgattagagtttatttttgtcaTCTCTGTGAGACAGCTACTCATTCATCCAGATCACAGCTAAGAAAAAAGCTGGTCACAGAAATTAGCAGTTTCAGCTCAGCAGCGAAGTCGCCAGCCTGTGAAGGCAGAGAGAAATTGACTAATTAGCAATGCGCACTAAAACTTGACGGTtctttatagagagagagaagagagagggagagagagggagagggagggagggggggctcgctttttccccttctttcttccaaAGATGTTTGAAATCGCAGTCATTTACGCTCGACAATTTTTACAATAGCCTTGAGCCATAATTTTGCGAGTCTCTCCAGCATCCATCCCCCTGTATGGTCTCTCTCTACTGGCCAAGCACGACCGTTTCTCTCCCCAACCGTGGATTTCCTATTACTCTCGTTACGACTCACTGAGCCCCAGGCCCAAGGATAATGATGTGTTGTTTCTTGGTAGCATAATTTGTCACAcgtacattttttcttcttcttctcttgcagaaagctctgctccctctctctctctccctctctctccctctctctccctctctctttctctcttttctccctctcctacatTTTCTTGCTGTTGCTAATTCATGGTGATCAAATGATGTACGacaaaataaattgtaaagaGTGACTGCCTGGAGTTGGGAACCAGAAGGTGTTTTCCCCCTCCCAAGGAGAGAGCaaacctttaaaaaggaaggacaattgatttttgggggggagcTTAAGTGAGCCTTGACTTTGCAGCTGGTTGAAAGCAGGTAAGTTTCTGGCCTTGTGTCTGCCttgtgtgtattttgttctgtcttTTGGGTTGTTGGCggggggaagggacagggagggagtctttccgtggggggggggggcagttgtgTGGCAAACGCTCATAAAGAATAAAACTCCTATTGCAAGAAATAAGCAGATGAGGGGGAAAGGCAAAGGAGGAGAACAAGAAGGAAGGGGAACAGgaaaagatgggggggggggcgagacAACGAAGcggggagagcaagagagagaggtaTGACCGGGTCCACTTAAAGGGAGAGACTCTGGGAGATGTTTCAGGAAAGGCAGAGCTTTGGGGGCcgctgggggagggggtcctgCCGGGGGAGGGAGCTCGAGGGAGGTTAGGGTCCACCTGAAACGGGATGGTAAAGTGAGTCGAGAGGAGCCCAGTACGGTATAAATAGGAAGCCGGCGATCCAGGACCGGCGCCAGGCAGGGCAGAGTGAGCCGCAGTGGAAGGGGCAGGTCCGGCGGGATCCCTCGgagccgggcggcggcggcggcggcggcggccctcccgggcgggcgggcgggcgggcgcgcgggcgggaTGTGGGCAGAGGGTCCCTTTCCGCTCGGCCCTGGAAGGTGCAATTACAGGTTAAGGACCTGGCGTATCGATTTCGCCTCGCCTCCCCCAACCTGCCGTCCTCCGCCTAGATGCGGGCggttcagactttttttttttttttttttttaacagaagtagTTCCAGGGCCAGGAGAGTGGGGGTGCCCGAGTGGGGGGCCGCTGGGGGCTGTACCGAGGGGCTcggaaggaagctgaggcttcGCGCGGCGACGCTGGGTGGGATGCGGAGACCCCGCACGGAACCCACCCCCCCGTTggacagcccccaccccctcccccaacacctgCCAGTTAACTTGAACTTCTTACAGTTACTGGAGTTAAAGCCACTGTTCCTGGTGCCTGGGAGACACAACCTTTCACGTGAATCCCTCCGGGGCCTCCCGGTTCCTGCTCCAAATCCACCCCAGTACCCCCCACTTCCTCCGTCCCCGTCTTCCCCGGGGTCGCCccgggagggaaggggagataCACGTCTGAACTCCCGCGCTTTGaaatgcggggggggggggggtagggggcggGAGAGAGGGGGCcacgggtgggggtgggggtggggatggggtgggggggctggaaGGCTTCTCCTGCCAGGTTTCAAGGCGTCTCTGGAAAATGAGGCAAACTGAGCGGTGACGGGGAAGCCAACAGTTTGCGAAGCAGGGAAGCAGGCAGGGCCGGGGTGAGAGAAACGAGCTAGAATTGATAAGGACGGCTCCCGCCTCTGCCGAGTCCCCGGAGCTGGTCCTCAGCGCGCTCCGCTGCACTTTCCCGGGAGAAGAAAGGGCTTTATCTGCGCCCTCGGACTATTAGCCTAGGAGTTTCTCGGGGCAGCACGGATAATCGAAGGGGTTCCCAGCTTTCGGAGGGCTAAGAATCGCCCACCCGCACGCTTGTCGggtcccctgcccaccccaccccaccccacccccctcccctccaaacTGGACCAACTGCGAAAAGCAAAGCTGCAGGCACAAGTTGACCTGGACCCTCCGCCGACGGCCGCCTCTGCGCTCTCCGGGGCCCCCGACTCCCCACTCCCCGGCCTTTCCCTCCCTCGGGCCCGGCATGGACACAAGCCCACGAGGTGTCTCGGCCTCCGCCGCCACTTTGCCGTCGCTGCTGCCACCACTGTCGCTGCCAAGAGCCGAGCCGGGGTGGTTTTAGGAAAGTGAGGGACGAAGTGTGTGGGCGGTGGCGAGAGGAGTAGCCGGGAGCTGAACCGGCGCCCCGACCCCAGACAGGGCCCTTCTGGTGGCGCTCACGGACTCGGCGCCTGCAGACCGTACTCCTGGGGTCGGGGTCCTGGGCGCGCCGGGCGGGAGCCAAGCTGAGCACTGATTGTTGTTCttcgccctcccctcccctccacacccTTCCCCACCCCGACCACACCCCACCACCTCCACtaccctgctcccctccctcccatcccccacccctgtctGCCAGGTTGGAGGAGGGTTTAAAGCCAGGTGCGCCGAGTCAGCTCGCCATGTCCAGATCCGGGGACAGGACCTCCACCTTCGACCCCAGCCACAGCGACAACCTGCTGCACGGCCTCAACCTGCTGTGGAGGAAGCAGCTGTTTTGCGACGTGACCCTGACGGCCCAGGGCCAGCAGTTCCACTGCCACAAGGCCGTGCTGGCCTCCTGCTCGCAGTACTTCCGATCGCTCTTCTCCAGCCACCCCCCTCTCGGGGGAGGGGTCGGCGGCCAGGACGGCCTGGGGGCCCCcaaggaccagcagcagcagccgccgcaGCAGCAGCcgccacagcagcagcagccaccgCCGCAGGAGGAGCCCGggactccttcctcctcccccgaCGACAAGCTGCTGACCAGTCCGCGGGCCATCAACAACCTGGTGCTGCAGGGCTGCTCGTCCATCGGGCTGCGCCTGGTGCTCGAGTACCTCTACACGGCCAACGTGACCCTCTCCCTGGACACGGTGGAGGAGGTGCTGTCGGTCAGCAAGATCTTGCACATCCCCCAGGTCACCAAGCTCTGCGTGCAGTTCCTCAACGACCAGATCTCGGTACAGAACTACAAGCAGGTGTGCAAGATCGCCGCGCTGCACGGCCTGGAGGAGACCAAGAAGCTGGCCAACAAGTACCTGGTGGAGGATGTGCTGCTGCTCAACTTCGAGGAGATGCGCGCCCTGCTGGACTCGCTGCCGCCCCCCGTGGAGTCGGAGCTGGCGCTCTTCCAGATGTCCGTGCTGTGGCTGGAGCACGACCGCGAGACCCGCATGCAGTACGCGCCCGACCTCATGAAGCGCCTCCGTTTCGCGCTCATCCCGGCCCCGGAGCTGGTGGAGCGGGTCCAGTCAGTGGATTTCATGCGCACCGACCCGGTCTGCCAGAAGCTGCTGCTGGACGCCATGAACTACCACCTGATGCCCTTCAGGCAGCACTGCAGGCAGAGCCTGGCCAGCAGGTAGGAGACAACAAagaggagggcgggcggggggggggggggagctggaaAGGccggagggaggggagggggcagagaggaggggggagagggggtgggctGCGCGGGAGGCTCTGGCGGGCTGAAAACACACGCAAACAAACAATTCAGACTGCGTGGGGAAAGTTGATTGCGGAGTCCCTGAAAGGTCATCGGGGAAGTGGCCTAACTGCATCCCCGAGCGCTAGAGAGCCCACGTTCTCACCGTCCCCAGGGCCAGAAATGTGGGACTTGTGGGCTGAAATTGACAGGCAGGTGGGGCCAAAGGCCAGGGCAGTTCGAAGCGCAGCTCTGGAACCCTCTCTAACCAGTCCTCCCTCCAAATCTCAAAATGAACTCGCTTAAGGAAAAGGATTCTGCAGTGACAAGTCCCCACCCCGCTCCACCTCTTTCCTGCCTTGGGCGAGCAGGAGCGCCCTGGCGATGCTCCATGAAGAGAGCTTTCATTCTTACGTCAGACACtcgaggtttttgttgttgttgttgttgttgttgtcgtcgtTTTAGTGACTGGGGTCTGCTCCCTCTGGAAGTTAGAGCTCCCAAAGG carries:
- the KLHL14 gene encoding kelch-like protein 14 isoform X1 — its product is MSRSGDRTSTFDPSHSDNLLHGLNLLWRKQLFCDVTLTAQGQQFHCHKAVLASCSQYFRSLFSSHPPLGGGVGGQDGLGAPKDQQQQPPQQQPPQQQQPPPQEEPGTPSSSPDDKLLTSPRAINNLVLQGCSSIGLRLVLEYLYTANVTLSLDTVEEVLSVSKILHIPQVTKLCVQFLNDQISVQNYKQVCKIAALHGLEETKKLANKYLVEDVLLLNFEEMRALLDSLPPPVESELALFQMSVLWLEHDRETRMQYAPDLMKRLRFALIPAPELVERVQSVDFMRTDPVCQKLLLDAMNYHLMPFRQHCRQSLASRIRSNKKMLLLVGGLPPGPDRLPSNLVQYYDDEKKTWKILTIMPYNSAHHCVVEVENFLFVLGGEDQWNPNGKHSTNFVSRYDPRFNSWIQLPPMQERRASFYACRLDKHLYVIGGRNETGYLSSVECYNLETNEWRYVSSLPQPLAAHAGAVHNGKIYISGGVHNGEYVPWLYCYDPVMDVWARKQDMNTKRAIHTLAVMNDRLYAIGGNHLKGFSHLDVMLVECYDPKGDQWNILQTPILEGRSGPGCAALDDSIYLVGGYSWSMGAYKSSTICYCPEKGTWTELEGDVAEPLAGPACATVILPACVPYNK
- the KLHL14 gene encoding kelch-like protein 14 isoform X2 yields the protein MSRSGDRTSTFDPSHSDNLLHGLNLLWRKQLFCDVTLTAQGQQFHCHKAVLASCSQYFRSLFSSHPPLGGGVGGQDGLGAPKDQQQQPPQQQPPQQQQPPPQEEPGTPSSSPDDKLLTSPRAINNLVLQGCSSIGLRLVLEYLYTANVTLSLDTVEEVLSVSKILHIPQVTKLCVQFLNDQISVQNYKQVCKIAALHGLEETKKLANKYLVEDVLLLNFEEMRALLDSLPPPVESELALFQMSVLWLEHDRETRMQYAPDLMKRLRFALIPAPELVERVQSVDFMRTDPVCQKLLLDAMNYHLMPFRQHCRQSLASRIRSNKKMLLLVGGLPPGPDRLPSNLVQYYDDEKKTWKILTIMPYNSAHHCVVEVENFLFVLGGEDQWNPNGKHSTNFVSRYDPRFNSWIQLPPMQERRASFYACRLDKHLYVIGGRNETGYLSSVECYNLETNEWRYVSSLPQPLAAHAGAVHNGKIYISGGVHNGEYVPWLYCYDPVMDVWARKQDMNTKRAIHTLAVMNDRLYAIGGNHLKGFSHLDVMLVECYDPKGDQWNILQTPILEGRSGPGCAALDDSIYLVGGYSWSMDYDVIFQRPCPGASV